A single genomic interval of Pyruvatibacter sp. HU-CL02332 harbors:
- the metF gene encoding methylenetetrahydrofolate reductase [NAD(P)H], translating to MATRTDDQSSENAIEVSFEFFPPKTEKMEQTLWASIEKLAPLNPRFVSVTYGAGGSTRERTHSTVKRIVDETSLKPAAHLTCVEATREEIDGVIQDYWDAGIRHIVALRGDPPSGIGEKYVPFEGGYANAAELAAGITKIAPFEISVGCYPEKHPESASFDADIDLLKAKIDGGATRAISQFFVETDNFLRFVDRARSAGIDIPIVPGIMPVGNVAGYLRMSAATGTSVPDWFKERFDGLDDDPETRQLVALSVAAEQVQKLADQGIQQFHLYTLNRAETAFALCHILGVRPGKSLAA from the coding sequence ATGGCGACGCGTACCGACGACCAGTCTTCCGAGAATGCCATTGAGGTGTCTTTCGAGTTCTTTCCGCCCAAAACGGAAAAGATGGAACAGACCCTGTGGGCGTCCATTGAGAAGCTTGCCCCGCTGAACCCCCGATTTGTGTCGGTTACCTATGGTGCCGGCGGTTCCACGCGAGAGCGGACGCATTCCACAGTGAAGCGCATTGTGGATGAAACCTCATTGAAGCCTGCTGCCCATCTCACCTGCGTGGAAGCGACACGGGAAGAGATTGACGGTGTCATTCAGGATTATTGGGATGCGGGCATTCGGCACATCGTGGCCCTTCGCGGGGATCCGCCCTCCGGTATCGGTGAAAAATACGTCCCGTTTGAAGGGGGCTATGCAAATGCAGCGGAGCTTGCGGCGGGCATCACCAAGATCGCGCCATTTGAGATTTCGGTCGGCTGCTACCCTGAAAAGCATCCCGAGAGCGCTTCGTTTGATGCGGATATTGATCTGCTGAAAGCCAAGATTGATGGCGGCGCGACGCGTGCCATCAGTCAGTTCTTTGTCGAGACCGACAATTTCCTGCGCTTTGTCGACCGTGCCCGCAGTGCGGGCATCGATATACCTATTGTGCCGGGCATCATGCCGGTGGGGAATGTTGCGGGATATCTGCGCATGTCTGCAGCCACAGGTACGAGTGTGCCGGACTGGTTCAAGGAGCGGTTTGACGGTCTGGATGATGACCCGGAAACACGCCAGCTGGTGGCGTTGTCGGTGGCTGCTGAACAGGTTCAGAAGCTGGCGGATCAGGGCATTCAGCAATTCCACCTCTATACCCTCAACCGGGCAGAGACGGCGTTTGCGCTGTGCCATATTCTCGGCGTGCGTCCGGGCAAATCCCTTGCTGCATAA
- a CDS encoding metalloregulator ArsR/SmtB family transcription factor, giving the protein METLLQVLRAAGETTRLRLLAILSESELSVSEITHVLRQSQPRVSRHLKLLSDAGLITRFREGSWVFYRLETRGPFGQLAHTLMDFLPPDDPVVMRDRERLADVRAERSELAAEYFKRNAAEWGQVRALYVSEKDVEAAVTAMVGDEKVSVLVDLGTGTAQMLELLAGVADTAIGYDTNHDMLNIARANLEQKGLSHCHVRYGDILSMPEPAGSADIVIIHQVLHYLDDPRSAVQEAARLLKPGGRLLIVDFAPHEIEALRERHAHRRLGFPRSEMADFVSAAGLEMAAVRDLAPGEDDTAQLTVSIWLAAKGAAGDALATPSRPGTKQSVKESA; this is encoded by the coding sequence ATGGAAACATTGTTGCAGGTGCTGCGCGCGGCGGGGGAAACGACCCGCCTGCGGCTGCTCGCCATCCTGAGTGAAAGTGAACTCTCTGTCTCTGAAATCACCCATGTTCTGCGTCAAAGCCAGCCCCGCGTCAGCCGGCATCTCAAGCTTTTGTCAGATGCAGGGCTGATCACCCGTTTCCGGGAAGGCAGCTGGGTGTTCTATCGGCTGGAGACACGCGGACCTTTCGGCCAACTGGCTCATACCTTGATGGATTTCCTGCCACCGGATGATCCGGTGGTGATGCGCGACCGTGAGCGCCTCGCAGATGTTCGCGCGGAACGGTCCGAGCTTGCTGCTGAGTATTTCAAGCGCAATGCAGCCGAGTGGGGGCAGGTCCGTGCCCTTTATGTTTCCGAGAAGGATGTGGAAGCAGCCGTCACCGCCATGGTTGGTGATGAAAAGGTATCCGTCCTTGTCGATCTTGGAACGGGTACCGCACAGATGCTGGAGCTGCTCGCTGGTGTAGCTGACACGGCAATCGGCTACGACACCAATCACGACATGCTCAACATTGCCCGCGCCAATCTGGAGCAAAAGGGTCTGTCCCATTGTCATGTGCGCTATGGCGACATTCTCTCAATGCCTGAGCCTGCCGGTTCTGCCGATATCGTGATCATCCATCAGGTCCTGCATTATCTCGATGATCCGCGCTCTGCCGTCCAGGAAGCCGCTCGCCTGCTCAAGCCCGGCGGACGGCTTTTGATTGTTGATTTTGCGCCCCATGAAATCGAAGCGCTGCGTGAGCGGCATGCGCATCGGCGGCTTGGCTTTCCGCGGTCCGAAATGGCTGACTTTGTCAGCGCGGCCGGTCTGGAAATGGCAGCCGTGCGCGATCTGGCGCCGGGCGAAGACGACACAGCACAACTTACCGTATCAATCTGGCTGGCCGCGAAAGGCGCGGCAGGAGATGCCCTTGCAACTCCGTCCCGGCCAGGGACCAAACAGTCCGTGAAGGAGAGCGCCTGA